In Clostridium sp., one DNA window encodes the following:
- a CDS encoding germination lipoprotein GerS-related protein — MCKKLLIIFIMCFAAICVLASCNKRMKNTEDVINYLKDLDSYSCNVKIQIKNDKQNIEYNGTQFYSREYGNRFEIGKDRIMIYKKNKIFVQDLKNGSVYNTEDDFDSLFKLCFIDEYVYLIYTNEKVDNSFKKIYNEEYQVISLDIPGNNKNICKARLYMNSETGSPGYLIIYDSLGDEKVKVEYSNFKQNVKLEKKLFDIGGVDKQ, encoded by the coding sequence ATGTGTAAAAAGCTGCTGATTATTTTCATTATGTGTTTTGCTGCAATATGTGTTCTTGCATCCTGTAATAAAAGAATGAAGAATACGGAGGATGTAATAAATTACCTTAAAGATTTGGACAGCTACAGCTGCAATGTAAAAATCCAGATAAAAAATGATAAACAGAATATAGAATATAATGGAACACAGTTTTATAGCAGGGAATATGGCAATAGATTCGAGATCGGAAAAGACAGAATAATGATATATAAGAAAAATAAAATATTTGTGCAGGATTTGAAAAACGGAAGTGTGTATAATACTGAGGATGACTTTGACAGCTTGTTTAAATTGTGCTTTATAGATGAATATGTATATTTGATTTATACGAATGAAAAAGTTGATAATTCATTCAAAAAAATATATAATGAGGAATATCAAGTTATAAGTTTGGATATTCCCGGCAATAATAAGAATATATGCAAAGCTCGACTATATATGAATTCAGAAACTGGTTCTCCAGGGTATCTGATAATCTATGATTCTCTTGGAGATGAAAAGGTAAAAGTCGAGTACAGCAATTTTAAACAAAATGTAAAACTTGAAAAAAAATTATTTGATATAGGCGGTGTAGATAAGCAGTAA
- a CDS encoding CopG family ribbon-helix-helix protein, producing the protein MSNSKRLVVSLSGTLYDEFNRALKEDCKKRSEFIKEAIILYIKEKKRLNNISAMERGYREMAQLNLEFAEMGFACDIKEFKEYEAKLSESDLPNDNGSEKRRYILC; encoded by the coding sequence ATGTCAAATTCGAAAAGGTTAGTAGTGAGTCTTTCAGGAACGCTGTATGATGAATTTAATAGGGCACTTAAAGAAGATTGCAAAAAAAGAAGTGAATTTATTAAGGAAGCTATCATATTATATATTAAGGAGAAAAAAAGGTTAAATAATATATCAGCAATGGAAAGAGGATATAGGGAAATGGCACAACTTAATCTTGAGTTTGCGGAAATGGGCTTTGCATGTGACATAAAGGAATTTAAAGAATATGAAGCGAAGCTTTCGGAGAGTGATTTGCCAAATGACAACGGTAGTGAAAAGAGGAGATATATTTTATGCTGA
- a CDS encoding type II toxin-antitoxin system PemK/MazF family toxin yields MTTVVKRGDIFYADLSPVVGSEQGGIRPVIIIQNDVGNKYSPTVIVSAITSQINKAKLPTHVEISSEAYGLNKDSVVLLEQIRTLDKRRLKEKIGHMTDIDMKKVDNALLVSIGIQ; encoded by the coding sequence ATGACAACGGTAGTGAAAAGAGGAGATATATTTTATGCTGATCTAAGCCCCGTTGTGGGTTCTGAACAGGGAGGAATCAGACCTGTTATCATTATCCAAAATGATGTTGGTAACAAATATAGTCCTACTGTTATAGTTTCAGCTATTACTTCTCAGATAAATAAGGCGAAACTTCCGACTCATGTAGAAATTTCATCAGAGGCCTATGGACTTAACAAGGATTCGGTAGTATTGCTTGAACAGATAAGAACTCTAGATAAAAGAAGATTGAAGGAAAAAATTGGCCATATGACGGATATAGATATGAAAAAAGTAGATAATGCTCTTTTGGTAAGTATAGGTATTCAATAG
- the ftsE gene encoding cell division ATP-binding protein FtsE has translation MIEFRNVSKVYNNNIFALSNINIKIEKGEFVFLVGPSGAGKSTFVKMMLKEVEPTNGSILINENDITSLPRKKIPMYRRKIGVVFQDFRLIPTLNVYENVAFAMRVIEAPPKEIRKKVPVVLSLVGLAKKYKSFPHQLSGGEQQRISLARAIVNNPSILIADEPTGNLDPDTAMDIVDTISDINRAGTTVLMATHAKDIVDNMRKRVIALEKGVIVRDEQRGAYGYED, from the coding sequence ATGATAGAATTTAGAAACGTGAGTAAGGTTTATAACAACAACATATTTGCGTTATCCAATATAAATATCAAGATTGAAAAAGGAGAATTTGTATTTCTGGTAGGGCCAAGCGGAGCAGGGAAAAGTACATTTGTGAAGATGATGCTGAAGGAAGTTGAACCTACAAATGGGAGTATATTGATAAATGAAAATGATATAACGAGTCTGCCTAGAAAAAAAATCCCTATGTATAGAAGAAAAATAGGAGTAGTTTTTCAGGATTTCAGGTTGATACCTACATTAAATGTATATGAGAATGTGGCATTTGCCATGAGAGTTATTGAAGCTCCACCAAAAGAAATAAGAAAAAAAGTGCCTGTTGTACTTTCACTAGTAGGACTGGCTAAAAAATATAAATCTTTTCCCCATCAATTATCGGGAGGAGAGCAGCAGAGAATATCACTTGCAAGGGCAATTGTAAATAACCCATCCATTTTAATAGCAGATGAACCTACAGGAAATTTAGACCCTGATACTGCTATGGACATAGTGGATACAATAAGTGATATAAATCGTGCGGGAACTACAGTGCTCATGGCAACTCATGCAAAGGATATAGTAGATAATATGAGAAAAAGAGTCATAGCATTGGAAAAGGGAGTAATAGTAAGAGATGAACAGAGGGGTGCATATGGCTATGAGGATTAG
- the ftsX gene encoding permease-like cell division protein FtsX — MRISTIRFFIENSFKSLKRNKTISIASAATVAATLFILGISLLAMLNIQQGILEVQSKVEVKIYLKDNITSGQKSDIENKIKSVDGVVSVDYETKKEAVDKFRSQLGDQNKSLVNGLEKDNPLPNSYIIKVRTPETVSEVVNNIKGMQGIESIQDGRGIVDKIIKITRTIRWIGTIILVILVGVSLFLIGNTIKLTVYSRRREIGIMKYIGATDWFIRWPFIIEGMIIGLAGAIFSDIILYYLYKVIYMKVSSSFLLMQLVSPQYVYTSILGIFIIAGILIGALGSILSIRKFLIV; from the coding sequence ATGAGGATTAGTACCATAAGATTTTTCATAGAAAATTCTTTTAAAAGTTTAAAGAGAAATAAAACAATAAGTATTGCGTCGGCAGCGACGGTTGCAGCAACTCTTTTCATACTTGGCATATCACTTCTCGCCATGTTGAATATACAGCAGGGTATATTGGAAGTGCAGTCAAAGGTTGAAGTGAAAATTTATTTGAAGGACAATATAACTTCAGGACAGAAATCGGATATAGAAAATAAAATAAAGTCTGTAGATGGAGTCGTATCCGTGGATTATGAGACTAAAAAGGAAGCGGTAGACAAGTTCAGATCCCAATTGGGTGATCAAAATAAATCTCTCGTAAACGGGCTTGAAAAAGACAATCCACTTCCTAATTCTTACATAATCAAGGTCAGAACCCCGGAGACCGTTTCAGAAGTAGTTAATAATATAAAGGGTATGCAGGGCATTGAAAGCATTCAGGATGGAAGAGGCATAGTAGATAAAATTATAAAGATAACCAGAACTATAAGGTGGATAGGAACAATCATATTGGTCATATTGGTGGGAGTTTCATTGTTCCTGATTGGAAATACCATAAAGCTTACGGTATATTCAAGGAGAAGAGAAATTGGAATAATGAAATATATAGGAGCCACAGACTGGTTTATAAGGTGGCCTTTCATAATTGAGGGTATGATAATAGGGCTGGCAGGTGCAATTTTTTCAGATATAATATTGTACTATTTATACAAGGTTATATATATGAAGGTATCTTCTTCATTTTTGCTGATGCAGCTTGTAAGTCCGCAGTATGTTTATACCAGCATACTTGGCATATTCATTATTGCCGGTATTTTGATAGGTGCATTAGGCAGTATACTCTCCATAAGAAAGTTCCTCATTGTTTAA
- a CDS encoding S41 family peptidase, giving the protein MNKKKKWILATILIIVVTNIATMIGTYSFWNVRRGSIVNKFEKIFEVRDTLYKYYDGKISDDVLLEGALKGMTSSLKDPYTVFMDKKEFEEFNTETEGNYSGIGVQVTSNNNKIEITKVFEGTPSEKAGLKQHDIIEKVNGTAVSGTELDRAVSIMRGETGTEVTLTIFRQDKGTFETKVKRAKVNMVTVTGEMLDKNVGYIQVSMFDENTSKNFQKQLVELKNKGMKSLIVDLRDNPGGLLDQCVNMVSNFIPDQKVIVSTVDKYGNKKEYKSKGGDFYNLPITLLVNGNTASASEIFAGSVRDYKIGTLVGEKTFGKGVVQTMFDTGDGTALKVTISKYYTPNGENIHKKGIKPGVNVAYPDSLKGKPYDRNKDPQFKKALDIAESKAK; this is encoded by the coding sequence TTGAATAAAAAGAAAAAATGGATTCTCGCTACCATACTGATTATTGTAGTGACAAACATTGCAACTATGATTGGTACTTATAGTTTTTGGAATGTGAGAAGAGGAAGCATAGTAAATAAGTTCGAAAAGATATTTGAGGTAAGGGATACGTTGTATAAATACTATGATGGTAAAATAAGCGATGATGTTCTTCTAGAAGGAGCATTGAAAGGTATGACATCATCACTAAAAGATCCATATACTGTGTTTATGGATAAAAAGGAATTTGAAGAATTCAATACTGAAACAGAAGGCAACTACAGTGGAATAGGAGTTCAGGTTACTTCAAACAACAACAAGATTGAAATAACAAAGGTATTTGAAGGGACACCTTCCGAGAAAGCCGGACTCAAGCAGCATGATATAATAGAAAAAGTAAATGGAACTGCTGTAAGTGGAACTGAGCTTGACAGGGCAGTTTCAATAATGCGCGGTGAGACAGGGACAGAGGTTACACTTACTATTTTCAGACAGGACAAAGGTACTTTTGAGACAAAAGTAAAAAGAGCCAAGGTAAATATGGTAACTGTAACTGGAGAAATGCTTGATAAGAATGTGGGATATATTCAGGTGTCCATGTTCGATGAAAATACATCGAAAAATTTTCAGAAGCAGCTGGTTGAATTGAAAAATAAAGGCATGAAATCCTTGATAGTAGATCTTAGGGATAATCCAGGAGGATTGCTCGATCAATGTGTAAACATGGTTTCAAATTTTATTCCAGATCAAAAGGTAATTGTTTCTACCGTTGACAAGTATGGAAACAAGAAGGAATACAAGTCAAAAGGCGGTGATTTCTATAATTTACCTATAACTCTGCTGGTAAATGGAAATACTGCAAGTGCTTCAGAAATATTCGCGGGTTCCGTACGTGACTATAAAATAGGAACTCTTGTAGGAGAGAAGACCTTTGGCAAGGGTGTAGTTCAGACTATGTTTGATACTGGAGATGGAACTGCCCTGAAGGTTACTATATCCAAGTATTACACTCCAAATGGTGAAAATATACACAAGAAAGGCATAAAGCCGGGTGTAAATGTAGCATATCCTGATAGTCTCAAGGGAAAACCATATGATAGGAATAAGGATCCGCAGTTTAAAAAAGCGCTTGATATTGCTGAAAGCAAGGCAAAGTAA
- a CDS encoding PDZ domain-containing protein: MNILIYTLKSVAYALTEPYLIMLLAIMAFVLYRKNIQTAVMQKMIIGERINSPLELTISQVVIGIFAGTMASIIMSCLGIVFEQSSAVELVFLTSIVFMFFNSRFICFSYSGAVIGLLSVLLGSAAVHFKMPELNFLNIDIVSLMSMIAVLHFMEGLLVMIDGKTGSIPVFTSKDGEIIGGFALQRYWIIPVAIFFVLQNKSLVSSSWQLTSPPYWWPILRSSAIMNILRDAVLILMPFYAVVGYSSVTFTRDTKGKSFTSGIIIMAYSAVIFVLAQLAVLNMFFKIFVLVAAPVAHEGIIFLQRYIETVGKPKYISSNEGIMVLAVAPNSPANEMGIKSGDLLVEINDTKIENEEKISEIIKECSNFIWLKVKRVTGNFEQLSYNKMNGNKKLGIVFVPRNLPKNSTIVKLDKNKFSDVLNKIKNNDKDD; encoded by the coding sequence ATGAATATATTGATATACACTTTGAAGTCTGTAGCTTATGCGCTTACGGAGCCTTATCTGATAATGCTGCTGGCTATCATGGCTTTTGTACTATATAGAAAAAATATTCAAACTGCTGTTATGCAGAAGATGATAATTGGGGAAAGAATTAATTCACCACTTGAGTTGACTATATCTCAGGTTGTAATAGGAATTTTTGCAGGTACCATGGCGAGTATTATAATGTCCTGCCTGGGAATAGTTTTCGAACAGAGCTCAGCTGTGGAACTGGTGTTTCTGACATCCATAGTATTCATGTTTTTTAATTCAAGATTTATATGTTTTTCCTATTCTGGTGCGGTGATCGGCCTTTTAAGTGTGCTGCTTGGTAGTGCAGCTGTACATTTCAAGATGCCGGAATTGAATTTTTTAAATATAGATATAGTGTCACTTATGAGTATGATTGCGGTACTTCATTTTATGGAAGGCCTGCTTGTAATGATTGACGGAAAAACTGGAAGTATACCAGTATTTACAAGCAAAGACGGGGAAATAATCGGAGGCTTTGCACTTCAGAGATATTGGATAATACCTGTGGCTATATTTTTTGTACTTCAGAACAAGTCCCTTGTATCTTCCTCCTGGCAGTTAACGTCGCCTCCATATTGGTGGCCTATTTTAAGAAGTTCCGCAATAATGAATATTTTAAGAGATGCAGTATTGATACTTATGCCATTTTATGCCGTAGTTGGATACAGTTCCGTAACATTTACAAGAGATACAAAAGGGAAATCTTTTACTTCAGGCATAATAATAATGGCCTATAGTGCTGTCATATTTGTGCTGGCACAGCTGGCGGTCCTGAATATGTTCTTTAAAATATTTGTTCTGGTAGCGGCACCCGTTGCCCATGAAGGTATTATATTTTTACAGAGATATATTGAAACCGTTGGAAAACCAAAATACATAAGCAGTAATGAAGGCATTATGGTACTCGCTGTTGCACCGAACTCACCGGCTAACGAGATGGGTATAAAGAGCGGAGACCTTTTAGTTGAAATAAATGATACCAAAATTGAAAATGAAGAAAAAATAAGCGAAATAATAAAGGAATGTTCAAATTTTATATGGCTTAAAGTCAAAAGAGTTACAGGCAATTTTGAACAGTTGAGCTACAATAAGATGAATGGAAACAAGAAATTAGGCATAGTTTTTGTACCCAGGAACCTTCCTAAGAACAGCACCATAGTGAAGTTGGACAAAAATAAATTTTCAGATGTACTGAACAAAATAAAAAATAATGATAAGGATGATTAG
- the uvrB gene encoding excinuclease ABC subunit UvrB yields MGVFKIHSKFKPKGDQPQAIDSITKGILEDDKFQTLLGVTGSGKTFTMANIIEKIQKPTLVLAHNKTLAAQLCSEFKEFFPENSVEYFVSYYDYYQPEAYVPQTDTYIEKDASINDEIDKLRHSATSALFERKDVIVVASVSCIYGLGNPEEYKKLTVSLRPGMVKDRDTIIKKLVEIQYERNNINFVRGTFRVQGDTLDIFPASSTNHAIRVEFFGDEIDRIKEFDALTGDTVGIRNHVSIFPASHFATSKEKLEAAIEKIEQELEDRLNELTAQDKLLEAQRIRQRTNFDIEMMREVGYCSGIENYSRILDGRAKGSPPQTLIDYFPKDFLMFIDESHVTLPQVKAMYAGDKSRKQSLVDYGFRLKSAFDNRPLKFEEFEKKINQVVFVSATPADYEKEHSQNTAEQILRPTGLLDPEIIVKPIKGQIDDLFASINETVKKGYRVLVTTLTKKMAEDLTDYFKDINIKARYMHSSVVTIERMKIIRDLRKGEFDVLVGINLLREGLDIPEVALVAILDADKEGFLRSERSLIQTIGRAARNSESKVIMYADKITDSMNRAITETNRRRKIQMEYNRKHGIVPKTISKGIREVIEATTVLEEKGEYGSLNEAIAGNNENIDKLIEENSKYMKQAAKELRFEEAARLRDIILKLKKEKKQ; encoded by the coding sequence ATGGGAGTTTTCAAAATACATTCTAAATTTAAACCCAAAGGGGATCAACCACAGGCTATAGATAGTATAACAAAGGGAATTCTAGAGGACGATAAATTCCAAACACTTCTGGGAGTAACTGGTTCCGGTAAGACTTTTACCATGGCCAATATAATAGAAAAGATTCAAAAGCCTACCCTTGTGCTTGCCCATAATAAAACGCTGGCAGCACAGCTCTGTTCTGAATTCAAGGAATTTTTCCCTGAAAACAGTGTGGAATATTTTGTTTCCTACTATGATTATTATCAGCCGGAGGCTTATGTTCCCCAGACAGATACCTATATTGAAAAAGATGCATCCATAAACGATGAAATAGATAAACTGAGGCATTCGGCCACATCGGCTCTCTTTGAGAGGAAGGATGTAATTGTGGTTGCTTCAGTTTCATGTATATATGGACTTGGAAATCCGGAAGAATATAAAAAATTGACTGTATCACTTAGGCCCGGTATGGTAAAGGATAGAGATACCATTATCAAAAAATTGGTGGAAATACAGTATGAAAGAAACAATATTAATTTTGTAAGGGGTACTTTCAGAGTTCAGGGAGATACTCTGGATATATTTCCAGCGTCATCTACAAATCATGCCATAAGAGTTGAATTTTTTGGAGATGAAATAGATAGAATAAAGGAATTTGACGCTTTGACCGGAGATACTGTGGGTATTAGAAATCATGTTTCCATATTTCCGGCATCGCATTTTGCCACTTCAAAAGAGAAACTTGAGGCAGCCATAGAGAAGATAGAGCAGGAACTGGAGGATAGGTTGAATGAGCTGACTGCCCAGGATAAACTCCTTGAAGCACAGAGAATCAGACAGAGAACCAATTTTGACATAGAGATGATGAGGGAAGTCGGATACTGCAGCGGTATTGAAAATTATTCAAGGATATTGGATGGAAGGGCAAAGGGAAGCCCGCCCCAAACGCTTATCGACTATTTCCCGAAAGATTTTCTGATGTTTATAGATGAGAGCCATGTTACGCTTCCACAGGTAAAAGCTATGTATGCAGGTGATAAATCCAGGAAACAGTCCCTTGTGGACTATGGTTTCAGATTAAAATCAGCTTTTGACAACAGACCTTTAAAATTTGAGGAATTTGAGAAAAAGATAAATCAGGTTGTATTTGTAAGTGCTACTCCTGCAGATTATGAAAAAGAACATTCGCAGAATACGGCGGAACAGATACTTAGACCTACAGGACTCTTGGATCCTGAAATTATAGTAAAGCCCATAAAGGGACAGATAGATGATCTGTTTGCTTCAATAAATGAAACTGTCAAGAAGGGATACAGAGTCCTTGTAACTACACTTACCAAGAAGATGGCGGAAGATTTGACTGATTATTTTAAGGATATAAATATAAAAGCCAGATACATGCATTCAAGTGTGGTTACCATAGAAAGGATGAAAATAATAAGAGATCTCAGAAAAGGCGAATTTGATGTACTTGTCGGAATAAATCTTCTGCGTGAGGGACTTGATATACCTGAGGTTGCCCTGGTTGCAATACTGGATGCCGACAAGGAAGGCTTTTTGAGGTCTGAAAGGTCTCTCATACAGACTATTGGAAGGGCAGCCAGAAATTCAGAGAGCAAAGTTATAATGTATGCAGATAAAATTACCGATTCCATGAATAGAGCTATTACTGAGACAAACAGGAGAAGAAAAATACAGATGGAATACAATAGGAAGCATGGAATAGTTCCAAAGACTATAAGTAAAGGAATAAGAGAAGTTATAGAAGCGACTACGGTATTGGAGGAAAAAGGGGAATATGGCAGTTTAAATGAAGCCATAGCAGGCAATAATGAAAATATAGATAAGTTGATAGAAGAAAATTCAAAATATATGAAACAGGCTGCCAAGGAGCTTAGATTTGAAGAGGCCGCACGATTGAGAGATATTATATTGAAACTGAAGAAGGAAAAGAAGCAATAA
- the uvrA gene encoding excinuclease ABC subunit UvrA, translating into MKNSIIIKGAKVHNLKNIDLTIPRDKLIVFTGLSGSGKSSLAFDTLYAEGQRRYVESLSAYARQFLGQMNKPDVDYIEGLSPAISIDQKTTSKNPRSTVGTVTEIYDYLRLLYARIGVPHCPRCGRRISQQTVDQMVDRVFSLPDRTRIQILAPVVNGRKGQHVKVLENIKKSGYVRARIDGEILDLEEEIALDKNKKHTIEVVVDRLIVKNEIEGRLADSIETSLKLSDGVVIINVLDGEDMLFSEKFACVHCGISIGEITPRTFSFNSPYGKCDTCDGLGSLLEIDDKLVIPDRSKSIMQGAVLPWGSGSLKEGSWTFSILRALSNKYKFGLDTPVEKLGDKVLNILLYGMKGDKIKVKYEKEGRLMEFSHSFEGIINNLKRRYFETNSDYIKSEIENYMSNNPCPDCKGARLRPEVLAVTVGEKNIHELCSMSIKDELKFFQELTLSQRDSIISDQVLKEINARLKFLVDVGLDYLTLSRSSGTLSGGEAQRIRLATQIGSGLVGVLYILDEPSIGLHQRDNDRLIKTLEHLRDIGNTVIVVEHDEDTMRAADYIVDIGPGAGEYGGEVVGSGTMSDIINSKRSITGQYLSGKKKIEVPESRRSGNGNCIDIRGACENNLKNIDVNIPLGVFNCITGVSGSGKSTLVNEVLYKGLNKKINGSKDMPGKHKDIFGTENIDKIIDINQSPIGRTPRSNPATYTGVFDIIRDVFSNTPEAKMRGYKPGRFSFNVKGGRCEACRGDGIIKIEMQFLSDVYVQCEVCKGKRYNRETLQVKYKGKNIDDVLNMTVEEALDFFKNLPRIHSRLQTLSDVGLGYVKLGQPSTQLSGGEAQRVKLAYELSKRSTGKTLYILDEPTTGLHTDDVKRLIDILQRIVDTGNTVVVIEHNLDVIKCADYIIDLGPEGGERGGEVLCTGTPEEVAQNKDSYTGQYLKKML; encoded by the coding sequence ATGAAAAACAGCATAATTATAAAGGGTGCTAAAGTTCACAATTTAAAAAACATAGATTTGACTATACCAAGAGACAAACTTATAGTATTTACAGGACTCTCTGGATCGGGAAAGTCTTCTCTTGCATTTGATACATTGTATGCAGAAGGTCAGAGAAGATATGTTGAATCATTGTCTGCCTATGCAAGACAATTCCTGGGACAGATGAACAAACCGGATGTAGATTATATTGAAGGACTGTCTCCAGCTATATCAATAGATCAGAAGACAACCAGTAAAAATCCACGTTCAACTGTGGGAACTGTTACGGAAATATATGATTATTTAAGACTTCTCTATGCCAGAATAGGTGTTCCCCACTGTCCTAGGTGTGGAAGAAGGATAAGTCAGCAGACAGTGGATCAAATGGTGGATAGGGTGTTTTCCCTGCCGGACAGGACAAGAATACAGATACTTGCTCCGGTCGTAAATGGACGAAAAGGCCAGCATGTGAAAGTACTTGAAAACATAAAGAAGAGTGGCTACGTGAGAGCCAGAATCGACGGTGAAATTTTAGACCTGGAAGAAGAGATAGCTCTGGATAAGAATAAAAAGCATACTATAGAAGTAGTAGTCGACAGGTTGATTGTAAAAAACGAAATTGAAGGAAGGCTGGCAGATTCTATAGAAACTTCTCTTAAATTATCAGATGGAGTAGTTATTATAAATGTTTTAGACGGGGAGGATATGCTTTTTAGTGAAAAATTTGCCTGTGTTCACTGCGGTATAAGCATAGGAGAAATTACTCCAAGAACATTTTCATTTAATTCCCCATATGGGAAATGCGATACTTGTGACGGGCTCGGCAGTCTTTTGGAAATAGACGACAAACTTGTAATACCGGACAGAAGCAAGAGCATAATGCAGGGGGCCGTACTTCCCTGGGGAAGCGGAAGTTTGAAGGAAGGTTCATGGACATTCAGTATATTGAGGGCACTTTCAAATAAATACAAGTTTGGTTTAGATACTCCAGTAGAAAAACTTGGTGATAAAGTTCTGAACATACTTTTATACGGCATGAAAGGCGACAAGATAAAAGTCAAATATGAAAAGGAAGGCAGATTGATGGAATTCAGCCATTCCTTTGAAGGGATAATAAATAATCTTAAAAGAAGATACTTTGAGACCAATTCAGATTACATAAAGAGTGAAATAGAAAATTATATGAGCAACAATCCATGCCCTGATTGTAAGGGTGCAAGATTGAGACCTGAAGTCCTTGCAGTTACGGTGGGAGAGAAAAATATACATGAGTTGTGCAGCATGTCTATAAAGGATGAACTTAAATTTTTTCAGGAATTGACTCTGTCTCAGAGGGACAGTATAATAAGCGATCAGGTACTCAAGGAAATAAATGCAAGACTCAAGTTCTTGGTTGATGTAGGACTTGACTACTTGACCCTGTCCAGAAGTTCAGGTACTTTATCCGGCGGAGAAGCCCAGAGGATAAGGCTTGCTACGCAGATAGGCTCAGGTCTGGTAGGAGTACTATACATACTTGATGAGCCAAGTATAGGACTGCATCAAAGAGATAATGACAGGCTCATAAAAACCCTGGAGCATCTGAGAGATATAGGGAATACCGTGATTGTAGTAGAGCATGATGAGGATACCATGAGAGCTGCGGATTATATAGTCGATATAGGACCTGGAGCAGGTGAGTATGGTGGTGAAGTTGTCGGATCAGGTACAATGTCCGATATAATAAATAGTAAAAGATCAATAACGGGACAGTATCTGAGCGGGAAGAAAAAAATAGAGGTACCTGAATCCAGAAGGAGTGGAAATGGCAATTGTATAGATATAAGGGGTGCATGTGAAAATAACCTCAAGAATATAGATGTAAATATACCACTTGGAGTTTTTAATTGTATTACGGGAGTTTCCGGTTCAGGAAAGAGTACCCTTGTGAATGAAGTGTTGTATAAAGGACTCAATAAAAAAATAAATGGTTCTAAAGATATGCCCGGTAAGCATAAAGATATATTTGGAACGGAAAATATAGATAAGATCATAGACATAAACCAAAGTCCCATAGGAAGGACTCCAAGGTCAAACCCGGCTACGTATACAGGTGTATTTGACATAATAAGAGATGTTTTTTCAAATACTCCGGAAGCTAAAATGAGAGGATACAAACCGGGAAGATTCAGCTTCAATGTAAAAGGTGGAAGATGTGAAGCCTGCAGAGGTGATGGAATAATAAAAATCGAGATGCAGTTTTTATCAGATGTATATGTTCAATGTGAAGTGTGTAAGGGAAAAAGATACAATAGAGAAACTCTCCAGGTAAAATACAAAGGAAAGAACATAGATGATGTTTTGAATATGACAGTGGAAGAGGCTCTGGATTTTTTCAAGAACTTACCTAGAATACACAGCAGACTTCAGACGTTGTCAGATGTGGGGCTCGGGTATGTTAAACTTGGACAGCCGTCAACGCAGCTGTCTGGCGGAGAAGCTCAAAGAGTCAAACTGGCATATGAACTTTCCAAAAGAAGTACGGGCAAGACACTTTACATACTTGATGAGCCAACTACAGGCCTTCATACTGACGATGTGAAGAGACTCATAGATATACTCCAGAGAATTGTGGATACAGGCAATACGGTTGTAGTTATAGAACATAATCTAGATGTTATAAAATGTGCAGATTATATAATAGATCTTGGACCGGAAGGTGGCGAAAGAGGCGGGGAAGTGTTGTGTACAGGTACGCCTGAGGAAGTGGCTCAAAATAAAGATTCATATACGGGACAATATCTAAAAAAAATGTTATAA
- a CDS encoding FHA domain-containing protein, with protein MDLSKLSLVFKIVIIGIVYIIIFWSLRIMYKDVKNGGKKSKISNRRSFGLEVMMPGDNSNLRKGAVIPIRREITIGRKNDNMLKLEDPYASSHHARLYIKNGKDCVIEDLGSTNGTLLNGKKLNGRQYLSSGDEIKIGNTCFKVI; from the coding sequence ATGGATCTGAGTAAATTGAGTTTGGTTTTTAAGATTGTGATTATAGGTATAGTATATATTATAATATTCTGGTCATTAAGGATAATGTATAAAGATGTAAAAAATGGTGGGAAAAAGTCCAAAATATCTAATAGAAGATCTTTTGGACTGGAAGTAATGATGCCTGGAGATAATTCAAACCTTCGAAAGGGAGCGGTTATTCCTATAAGAAGGGAAATAACCATAGGCAGGAAAAATGACAATATGCTTAAGCTTGAAGATCCATATGCTTCATCCCATCATGCGAGATTGTATATAAAAAATGGAAAAGACTGTGTTATAGAAGATCTTGGAAGTACTAATGGAACACTGTTAAATGGAAAAAAATTGAATGGACGCCAGTATCTGAGCTCTGGAGACGAGATAAAGATTGGCAATACTTGTTTTAAAGTTATATGA